In Choloepus didactylus isolate mChoDid1 chromosome X, mChoDid1.pri, whole genome shotgun sequence, a genomic segment contains:
- the VEGFD gene encoding vascular endothelial growth factor D isoform X2 — protein sequence MYTQWAVANIFMMSSLQLVQGSSYDEHGSVKTYQSMLERSEQQIRAASSLEELLRITHSENWKLWRCRLKLKGFTGMDSRSASHRSTRFAATFYDIETLKVIDDEWQRTQCSPRETCVEVATELGKSTNTVFKPPCVNVFRCGGCCNEESLVCTNTSTSYVSKQLFEISVPLTSVPELVPVKVANHTGCKCLSTAPRHPYSIIRRSIQIPEEDRCSHFKKLCPIDMLWDSTKCKCVLQEENPLSGMEDHSHLQELALCGPHRMFDEDRCECVCKTQCPRDLIQHPENCSCFECRESMESCCQKQKIFHPDTCSCEDRCPFHTRTCTNGKPVCVKHCRFPEKRAARGLQSQENP from the exons ACATATCAGTCAATGTTAGAACGATCagaacagcagattagagctgctTCTAGTTTGGAGGAACTACTGCGAATCACGCACTCCGAAAACTGGAAGCTGTGGAGGTGCCGACTGAAGCTCAAGGGTTTTACTGGTATGGACTCTCGCTCAGCATCCCATCGGTCCACCAGGTTTGCGGCAACTTTCTATGACATTGAAACTCTCAAAG TTATAGACGACGAGTGGCAAAGAACCCAGTGCAGCCCGAGAGAGACATGCGTGGAGGTTGCCACCGAGCTGGGAAAGAGCACCAACACGGTCTTCAAGCCACCCTGCGTGAATGTGTTCCGGTGCGGCGGCTGCTGCAACGAGGAGAGCCTTGTCTGCACAAACACCAGCACCTCGTACGTTTCCAAACAG CTCTTTGAGATATCCGTGCCTTTGACATCAGTACCTGAATTAGTACCTGTTAAAGTTGCCAACCATACAGGTTGTAAGTGCTTGTCAACGGCTCCCCGCCATCCATACTCAATAATCAGAAGATCCATCCAGATCCCAGAAGAAGACCG cTGTTCCCATTTCAAGAAACTCTGTCCCATTGACATGCTATGGGATAGCACCAAATGTAAATGTGTTTTACAGGAGGAGAATCCCCTCAGTGGAATGGAAG ACCACTCTCATCTCCAGGAACTGGCCCTTTGTGGGCCGCACAGGATGTTTGATGAAGATCGTTGTGAATGTGTCTGTAAAACGCAGTGCCCCAGAGATCTCATCCAGCACCCAGAAAACTGTAGTTGCTTTGAGTGCAGAGAAAGTATGGAGAGCTGCTGTCAGAAGCAGAAGATATTTCACCCAGACACCTGCAG CTGTGAAGACAGATGCCCCTTTCACACCAGAACATGTACAAATGGAAAACCAGTGTGTGTAAAGCACTGCCGCTTTCCAGAGAAAAGAGCTGCCCGTGGGCTCCAAAGTCAAGAAAATCCTTGA
- the VEGFD gene encoding vascular endothelial growth factor D isoform X1 — MYTQWAVANIFMMSSLQLVQGSSYDEHGSVKQTYQSMLERSEQQIRAASSLEELLRITHSENWKLWRCRLKLKGFTGMDSRSASHRSTRFAATFYDIETLKVIDDEWQRTQCSPRETCVEVATELGKSTNTVFKPPCVNVFRCGGCCNEESLVCTNTSTSYVSKQLFEISVPLTSVPELVPVKVANHTGCKCLSTAPRHPYSIIRRSIQIPEEDRCSHFKKLCPIDMLWDSTKCKCVLQEENPLSGMEDHSHLQELALCGPHRMFDEDRCECVCKTQCPRDLIQHPENCSCFECRESMESCCQKQKIFHPDTCSCEDRCPFHTRTCTNGKPVCVKHCRFPEKRAARGLQSQENP; from the exons CAGACATATCAGTCAATGTTAGAACGATCagaacagcagattagagctgctTCTAGTTTGGAGGAACTACTGCGAATCACGCACTCCGAAAACTGGAAGCTGTGGAGGTGCCGACTGAAGCTCAAGGGTTTTACTGGTATGGACTCTCGCTCAGCATCCCATCGGTCCACCAGGTTTGCGGCAACTTTCTATGACATTGAAACTCTCAAAG TTATAGACGACGAGTGGCAAAGAACCCAGTGCAGCCCGAGAGAGACATGCGTGGAGGTTGCCACCGAGCTGGGAAAGAGCACCAACACGGTCTTCAAGCCACCCTGCGTGAATGTGTTCCGGTGCGGCGGCTGCTGCAACGAGGAGAGCCTTGTCTGCACAAACACCAGCACCTCGTACGTTTCCAAACAG CTCTTTGAGATATCCGTGCCTTTGACATCAGTACCTGAATTAGTACCTGTTAAAGTTGCCAACCATACAGGTTGTAAGTGCTTGTCAACGGCTCCCCGCCATCCATACTCAATAATCAGAAGATCCATCCAGATCCCAGAAGAAGACCG cTGTTCCCATTTCAAGAAACTCTGTCCCATTGACATGCTATGGGATAGCACCAAATGTAAATGTGTTTTACAGGAGGAGAATCCCCTCAGTGGAATGGAAG ACCACTCTCATCTCCAGGAACTGGCCCTTTGTGGGCCGCACAGGATGTTTGATGAAGATCGTTGTGAATGTGTCTGTAAAACGCAGTGCCCCAGAGATCTCATCCAGCACCCAGAAAACTGTAGTTGCTTTGAGTGCAGAGAAAGTATGGAGAGCTGCTGTCAGAAGCAGAAGATATTTCACCCAGACACCTGCAG CTGTGAAGACAGATGCCCCTTTCACACCAGAACATGTACAAATGGAAAACCAGTGTGTGTAAAGCACTGCCGCTTTCCAGAGAAAAGAGCTGCCCGTGGGCTCCAAAGTCAAGAAAATCCTTGA